Proteins from one Lacrimispora sphenoides genomic window:
- the hypB gene encoding hydrogenase nickel incorporation protein HypB produces the protein MEDFKVLEIKTSVFADNNIQAGKLREELKEKKVFLLNLMSSPGAGKTTTLTRTINALKNDFNIGVMEADIDSDVDARTIQQTGAKAIQLHTGGMCHLDAEMTRQGLEGLDTEGLDLVILENVGNLVCPAEFDTGAVKNAMILSVPEGDDKPLKYPLMFSICDVILINKMDVMPYFNFDMEKCKANIRLRNPNAVIIPICALKDEGIKEWTDWLSNAVKSWCE, from the coding sequence ATGGAAGATTTTAAAGTTCTTGAGATAAAAACAAGTGTCTTTGCTGACAACAACATACAAGCCGGAAAGCTTCGTGAAGAATTAAAGGAAAAGAAGGTTTTTCTTCTTAATCTGATGTCCAGTCCCGGAGCCGGGAAGACCACGACTCTGACACGTACGATTAATGCCCTAAAGAACGACTTTAACATTGGTGTTATGGAAGCGGATATTGATTCTGACGTGGATGCCCGTACCATTCAGCAAACTGGTGCAAAGGCTATCCAGCTGCATACCGGTGGTATGTGCCATCTGGATGCGGAAATGACCCGCCAGGGATTAGAGGGACTTGATACAGAAGGACTTGACCTTGTAATATTAGAAAATGTAGGCAACCTGGTCTGTCCTGCAGAATTTGACACCGGTGCAGTAAAAAATGCGATGATCCTCTCCGTCCCGGAAGGAGATGATAAACCTCTTAAATATCCGCTGATGTTTTCTATTTGCGATGTGATACTGATTAACAAGATGGATGTAATGCCGTATTTTAATTTTGATATGGAAAAATGCAAAGCTAATATTAGACTTCGTAATCCCAACGCTGTGATCATTCCCATCTGTGCTTTAAAAGATGAAGGTATAAAGGAATGGACCGACTGGTTAAGCAATGCAGTAAAATCCTGGTGTGAATAA